The Brachionichthys hirsutus isolate HB-005 chromosome 11, CSIRO-AGI_Bhir_v1, whole genome shotgun sequence genome includes a window with the following:
- the snx19b gene encoding sorting nexin-19, with amino-acid sequence MSEVLGQKSLMGFGVVLAWLVLFHLLVNIWLLCVFTSLLVVLGGWLCSQAILESNSVVHLERFISLKQALPTVEDEQQLDQEIHNTVRKIIRDFVTSWFSTVSSESAFEKEVQEAMISVAMELKIRARRLDRKELTQKLLDLLGCHLQDYTRAKEQMAPFANARESKQLWKAYSSLSTPHLAMTSDAAEVTHARAVVDLLLHVLVPSPHLETHTGRLVVGELITCNVLLPLIAKLSNPDWLNGFVVEIFRKSRKPKEPIATVPLISSAPPTPTPGQPEPDSPQGGSQTFARREPVSPGDEAEAVPDPDPDPAPPELAGYDALDSEDGEYPQNYAEEEEPSRPFLKNYMRGSKSNPFYQESDSDLDSPLSNYKQSSDDSLATTGQEDEFPVAAGNGNGTYLEDASSSCSLDRSCPNVLAQHPDDLNRSSVQTACRKVGDFQNLHREGASLVLNPARELLLGVEQSGLASPGELSEDSPLQASCCLPSFSFEPLSSPDGPAIIQNLRIAGTITAKEHRGTGSHPYTLYTIKYETAMACETPGGVQPGSEDAEPPLPGCDRPPAVQPVAYHMVNRRYSEFLNLQTRLEEKADLRKLIKGVKGPKKIFPDMPFGNMDSDKIEARKGLLETFLKQLCVIADIANSEEMQEFLALNTDARIAFVKKPFIVSRIDKIVVNAIVDTLKTAFPRSEPQSPTEDNEAEVDGKMYSDKKSRARLKFSSRSILLMNGSDVRPPFQFSWDQTTTLFKGMSLGDLEALITEQEKLSIRTEAERENRPRMKILGGYLDHSLTGKRSQEPGEMGQGAASETALADVTLNILCLLMKKQWSWLCTENIQRTIRLLFGTLINRWLDVSVANLTCTSYWVAYLQVIQEAVWPGGTLPATLRPKPSQQKKDSTKQQALYCLMRLLPDLVSDLLGSEKHKLSCQTALDSFQDPFINRHLAYCILDLLLDFLLPEIPEEDFQRSLLQTLSKNPEKLLA; translated from the exons ATGTCTGAGGTGTTGGGCCAGAAGAGCTTGATGGGCTTCGGTGTGGTGCTGGCCTGGCTGGTGCTGTTCCACCTCCTGGTCAACATCTGGCTGCTGTGCGTGTTCACCAGCCTGCTGGTGGTGCTCGGGGGCTGGCTCTGCTCACAGGCCATCCTGGAGTCCAACAGCGTGGTCCACCTGGAGAGGTTCATCAGCCTGAAGCAG GCCCTGCCAACTGTGGAGGATGAGCAACAGCTGGACCAGGAGATTCACAACACCGTTAGGAAAATCATCCGGGACTTTGTCACCTCCTGGTTCTCCACTGTGTCCTCTGAGAGTGCTTTTGAAAAAGAGGTCCAGGAGGCCATGATCTCTGTCGCCATGGAGCTTAAAATACGAGCGAGGCGGCTGGACAGAAAG GAGCTGACCCAGAAGCTCCTGGACCTGCTGGGCTGCCACCTGCAGGACTACACCAGAGCCAAGGAGCAAATGGCTCCGTTTGCGAACGCCAGAGAGAGCAAGCAGCTGTGGAAAGCTTATTCCAGCCTTTCCACGCCTCATCTCGCCATGACCAGCGATGCCGCCGAAGTGACCCACGCCAGGGCAGTTGTGGATTTGTTATTGCACGTCCTGGTGCCGTCGCCGCACCTGGAGACCCACACCGGGCGGTTGGTGGTTGGGGAGCTCATCACCTGCaacgtcctcctccctctcatcGCCAAGCTGTCCAACCCCGACTGGTTAAACGGCTTCGTGGTGGAGATATTTCGCAAGTCGAGAAAACCAAAGGAACCGATCGCAACGGTTCCCCTAATTTCATCTGCCCCGCCCACGCCAACTCCTGGTCAACCGGAGCCGGATTCACCGCAAGGAGGAAGTCAAACGTTCGCTCGGAGGGAGCCGGTCAGTCCAGGAGACGAGGCCGAGGCGgtcccggacccggacccggacccggctCCACCTGAGCTCGCTGGCTACGACGCGCTCGACTCGGAGGACGGGGAATATCCTCAGAACtacgctgaagaggaggaacccTCCCGGCCCTTTCTGAAGAACTACATGAGAGGAAGCAAGTCCAACCCGTTCTACCAGGAAAGCGACTCCGACCTGGATTCTCCTCTGTCCAACTACAAGCAGAGCTCCGACGACTCCTTGGCGACGACGGGCCAGGAGGACGAATTTCCCGTTGCTGCTGGGAACGGTAACGGGACGTACCTCGAGgacgcttcctcctcctgttcacTGGACCGCTCCTGCCCCAACGTCCTGGCGCAGCATCCTGACGACCTGAACCGCTCCTCGGTTCAAACGGCATGCAGGAAGGTCGGTGACTTCCAGAACCTGCACCGGGAGGGCGCCTCCCTTGTCCTAAACCCAGCCAGAGAGCTCCTCCTGGGTGTCGAGCAGAGCGGCCTGGCGAGCCCCGGGGAGCTGAGCGAGGACAGTCCGTTGCAGGCCTCTTGCTGCCTGCCCTCGTTTAGTTTCGAGCCCCTCAGCAGCCCCGACGGACCCGCCATCATCCAGAACCTCCGAATCGCCGGCACCATCACAGCGAAGGAGCACCGAGGCACCGGGTCGCATCCTTACACCCTTTACACCATCAAA TACGAGACTGCGATGGCCTGTGAGACCCCGGGAGGCGTCCAGCCTGGCTCTGAGGATGCTGAACCTCCGCTGCCCGGTTGTGATAGGCCACCGGCCGTCCAGCCGGTGGCCTATCACATGGTCAACCGAAGGTACAGCGAGTTCCTCAACCTGCAAACGCGACTGGAGGAAAAAGCAGATCTACGGAAACTCATCAAAG GTGTGAAAGGGCCCAAGAAGATATTCCCAGACATGCCGTTTGGAAATATGGACAGTGACAAGATAGAAGCCAGGAAAGGGCTTCTGGAGACATTTCTAAAG CAACTCTGCGTGATCGCTGACATCGCAAACAGCGAAGAGATGCAGGAGTTTCTGGCTCTCAATACAGACGCCAGGATTGCTTTTGTCAAGAAGCCGTTTATCGTGTCCCGCATAGACAAG attGTCGTGAATGCCATCGTGGACACGCTGAAGACGGCGTTTCCTCGTTCAGAACCGCAGAGCCCGACGGAGGATAATGAGGCAGAGGTGGACGGGAAAATGTATTCTGACAAGAAGAGCAG GGCCCGTCTGAAGTTCTCCAGCAGAAGCATCCTGCTCATGAACGGCTCAGATGTCAGACCGCCATTTCAGTTCAGCTGGGATCAAACTACCACT CTGTTTAAGGGGATGTCTTTGGGAGACTTGGAAGCTTTGATCACCGAACAGGAGAAGCTGTCCATCAGAActgaggcagagagggagaacaGGCCAAGAATGAAGATACTGGGCGGCTACCTGGACCACAGCCTTACTGGGAAACGCAGTCAGGAACCTGGTGAGATGGGGCA GGGCGCGGCGTCTGAGACGGCGCTGGCGGACGTGACCCTGAACATCCTCTGCCTGCTGATGAAGAAGCAGTGGAGCTGGCTGTGCACCGAGAACATCCAGCGGACCATCAGGCTCCTATTTGGAACCCTGATTAACAG GTGGCTGGACGTGAGCGTGGCTAACCTGACGTGCACCAGTTACTGGGTGGCGTACCTGCAGGTCATCCAGGAGGCTGTGTGGCCAGGAGGAACTCTGCCCGCAACCCTCCGACCCAAACCAAGTCAGCAAAAAAAGGACAGCACCAAGCAGCAGGCCTTGTACTGCCTGATGCGACTCCTGCCAG atCTGGTCTCAGACTTGTTGGGCTCAGAGAAGCATAAGCTCAGCTGCCAGACGGCTCTGGACTCTTTTCAGGACCCCTTCATTAACAG GCACCTGGCCTACTGCATACTGGACCTGCTACTGGACTTTCTGCTGCCTGAGATACCCGAGGAGGACTTCCAGAGGAGCCTGTTGCAGACCCTTTCCAAGAATCCGGAGAAGCTGCTGGCATGA